A genomic segment from bacterium encodes:
- a CDS encoding protein-L-isoaspartate(D-aspartate) O-methyltransferase, whose translation MLRDHLQLRGVDDESVLAAMAKVPRELFVPKRIEHSAYADKALPIGLSQTISQPYIVGLMTQLLELKSTDRVLEIGTGSGYQTAILAEIAGEVFTIERIQKLSLRARQTLARLGYRNIRFRVGDGSSGWPAMAPFDAIIVTAAAPDVPAPLSSQLAQGGRLVIPTGERHDQKLLRLRRIEGGGLKTEYVAPVAFVPLIGRYGFESPLATEFECGDE comes from the coding sequence ATGTTGCGCGACCATCTGCAGCTTCGCGGCGTGGACGACGAGTCCGTTCTGGCGGCCATGGCAAAAGTGCCCCGCGAGCTGTTTGTTCCCAAGCGAATCGAACATTCTGCGTACGCGGACAAGGCGCTGCCGATTGGACTTTCGCAGACCATTTCCCAGCCTTACATCGTCGGGTTGATGACGCAGCTGCTTGAGTTGAAAAGCACCGACCGCGTTCTTGAAATAGGCACGGGCTCCGGATATCAGACCGCCATTTTGGCCGAGATCGCCGGCGAGGTCTTTACGATCGAACGCATCCAGAAGCTTTCCCTGCGCGCCCGCCAGACCCTCGCGCGGTTGGGCTACCGCAATATCCGCTTCCGCGTCGGCGACGGTAGCTCGGGGTGGCCCGCGATGGCGCCTTTCGACGCCATAATCGTCACCGCGGCGGCGCCCGATGTGCCCGCGCCACTTTCCTCGCAGCTAGCGCAGGGCGGCAGGCTTGTGATACCCACGGGGGAGCGGCACGACCAGAAATTGCTGCGCCTGCGCAGGATTGAGGGAGGGGGGCTGAAGACCGAATACGTCGCCCCGGTCGCGTTCGTGCCGCTTATAGGCAGGTACGGGTTCGAAAGTCCGCTCGCGACGGAATTCGAATGCGGCGACGAGTAG
- a CDS encoding ABC-F family ATP-binding cassette domain-containing protein, protein MSIVSIVRGRLGYGDAILLDGIECAVHPGQRVGLVGPNGSGKTSLLRAIAGEISLDLGRIEKKRDLKLGILRQETMAEAAGDSRTLWQEMELAMREVDELALRIRELSEALARPDVPEAEREALVAKLGGAEHRFSVMGGYDRDRTIARVLNGIGFADADFDKPVAVLSGGQEQKAQLARLLLERPDLLLLDEPNNHLDLDGRKFLEDFLVSSECAVLVVSHDRFFLNAVAQYVWEIDQEKLFTYRGNYDAFRRERLLRIERQKQAYESQREYIERTEEYIRRNIAGQNTRQARGRRKHLARLSRIESVREARTLSLDLGDARRSGEAVLSAENISHRYGDGPWILRGISFDARRGDKIGIIGPNGCGKTTLLSILSKRVKPTEGRAVYGANVHPAMLVQESGDMNPENTVVEEYLRAASGLDIPQARSALARFLFCGEDVGKKIGNLSGGEKRRLALAKLLFPKPNLLLLDEPTNHFDIPSYEMLEAALSDFPGTVIMVSHDRALLDAVCTRMIAFTAEGVFPCEGGYSDWLESSRGGVAKVEEIAAQSAETKRGSYMAEKDEIEPLPAFEKRPARRSKELDARKRAEQMEKRVAAIESEISELELEHAELAASVERPEIAKSADKLAAVSKRMDEIEKELGLLYDELDGAEETLREILAGVRPGERRG, encoded by the coding sequence GTGTCCATTGTTTCCATCGTTCGAGGGCGGCTCGGTTACGGCGACGCGATACTGCTGGACGGGATCGAGTGCGCCGTCCATCCCGGCCAGCGCGTCGGCCTCGTCGGCCCAAACGGAAGCGGCAAAACCTCGCTTCTTCGAGCGATCGCGGGCGAGATTTCCCTCGACCTCGGCAGAATCGAAAAGAAGCGAGACCTGAAACTCGGCATCCTGCGCCAGGAGACGATGGCGGAAGCGGCGGGAGATTCGCGCACCCTGTGGCAGGAGATGGAGCTGGCGATGCGCGAGGTGGACGAGCTCGCGTTGCGCATCCGCGAGCTTTCGGAAGCGCTGGCAAGGCCCGATGTCCCGGAAGCCGAGCGCGAGGCGCTTGTTGCAAAGCTTGGCGGTGCGGAGCATCGCTTCTCGGTGATGGGCGGCTACGACCGAGACCGCACAATAGCAAGAGTGCTCAACGGCATCGGATTCGCGGACGCGGATTTCGACAAGCCGGTTGCGGTTCTTTCCGGCGGGCAGGAGCAGAAAGCCCAGCTCGCGCGGCTCTTATTGGAGCGTCCCGATTTGCTTTTGCTGGACGAGCCGAACAACCACCTCGACCTTGACGGGCGCAAATTCCTTGAGGATTTTCTCGTGTCCAGCGAATGCGCGGTGCTTGTCGTCAGCCACGACAGGTTTTTCCTGAACGCGGTCGCGCAGTATGTGTGGGAGATAGACCAGGAAAAGCTGTTCACTTACCGCGGCAACTACGACGCGTTCAGGCGGGAACGCCTTTTGCGAATCGAGCGCCAGAAGCAGGCGTACGAGTCCCAGCGCGAATATATCGAGCGCACCGAGGAATACATCCGGCGCAACATCGCGGGTCAGAACACGCGCCAGGCGCGCGGCAGGCGGAAACATCTCGCGCGGCTTTCGCGCATCGAAAGCGTGCGCGAAGCGAGAACGCTCTCGCTCGACTTGGGCGACGCGCGGCGAAGCGGCGAGGCGGTGCTGTCCGCGGAAAACATCTCGCACAGGTACGGAGACGGGCCGTGGATACTGCGCGGGATTTCATTCGACGCGCGGCGGGGCGACAAGATAGGAATAATCGGGCCGAACGGATGCGGAAAGACGACGCTGCTTTCGATTCTTTCGAAGCGCGTCAAACCAACCGAAGGACGGGCCGTTTATGGCGCAAACGTGCATCCCGCGATGCTGGTGCAGGAATCGGGCGACATGAATCCGGAAAACACCGTCGTCGAGGAGTACCTGCGCGCGGCATCCGGATTGGACATTCCGCAGGCGCGATCGGCGCTTGCGAGATTCCTTTTCTGCGGCGAGGATGTCGGGAAAAAAATCGGCAACCTGTCGGGCGGCGAGAAGCGCAGGCTGGCGCTGGCGAAATTGCTTTTCCCCAAGCCGAACCTGCTGCTGTTGGACGAGCCGACGAACCACTTCGACATACCGAGCTACGAAATGCTCGAAGCGGCGTTATCCGATTTTCCCGGGACGGTGATTATGGTGAGCCACGACCGCGCGCTTCTGGACGCCGTGTGCACGCGGATGATCGCGTTCACCGCGGAAGGCGTGTTCCCGTGCGAGGGCGGATACTCCGATTGGCTCGAATCGTCGCGCGGCGGCGTGGCGAAGGTGGAGGAAATCGCGGCGCAATCCGCGGAGACAAAGCGCGGAAGTTACATGGCCGAAAAGGATGAAATCGAGCCGCTGCCCGCCTTCGAAAAAAGGCCGGCGCGGCGGTCGAAGGAGCTTGACGCTCGCAAGCGCGCGGAGCAGATGGAAAAGCGCGTCGCGGCGATTGAATCGGAGATTTCAGAACTCGAATTGGAGCATGCGGAGCTGGCGGCAAGCGTGGAAAGGCCGGAAATCGCCAAAAGCGCCGACAAGCTTGCCGCGGTGTCCAAAAGAATGGACGAAATCGAAAAGGAACTCGGCCTGCTTTACGATGAACTCGATGGTGCGGAAGAGACTCTCCGCGAAATCCTTGCCGGAGTCCGGCCGGGCGAGCGGCGGGGGTAA
- a CDS encoding DUF2225 domain-containing protein — translation MSIQELANRPQIEDEKDFWLKELRCPLCRCDFKSTQLRSRAYRVVRREPDFFIHYEGTVPWLYELAVCPQCGFSGEAREWANLVVRDPDMLRERLQEAGAAGLRSLCGPRTAAEGVATFRYALVTYACCEVKIYQRANLALRGGYMARVARESGAISGYEVENEFKSEALTLFLDSYQNEYVETTRFGASGIAFIIGELYRQLADYKQAVVWFSRAVSAADRHPEIERLARYQWEIARGEYRRLMEGGEGPAAPRERSIERTVLNIYRDQADWILSSARAAGLSQEEFIRTLLDVIMEGGIDWATFPDKKEMKNRIRVTDSGARKDAKA, via the coding sequence ATGAGCATTCAGGAACTGGCAAATAGGCCGCAAATTGAAGACGAAAAGGACTTCTGGCTGAAAGAGCTTCGATGCCCGCTTTGCAGGTGCGATTTCAAATCGACGCAGCTTAGAAGCAGGGCGTACCGGGTGGTCAGGCGGGAACCCGATTTTTTCATTCATTACGAGGGAACCGTGCCATGGCTTTACGAGCTTGCGGTGTGTCCCCAGTGCGGATTTTCGGGCGAAGCGCGCGAGTGGGCGAATTTGGTCGTGCGCGATCCGGATATGCTGCGGGAAAGGCTGCAGGAGGCCGGAGCGGCGGGCTTGCGCTCGCTTTGCGGTCCGCGCACGGCGGCGGAAGGCGTTGCCACATTCCGCTACGCGCTTGTCACTTACGCATGCTGCGAAGTTAAAATCTACCAGCGCGCGAATCTGGCTCTGCGGGGCGGTTACATGGCGCGCGTCGCGCGCGAGTCGGGAGCGATCAGCGGATACGAGGTTGAAAACGAATTCAAGTCCGAGGCTCTGACGCTGTTCCTCGACAGCTACCAGAACGAGTACGTGGAGACGACGCGGTTCGGCGCGAGCGGCATCGCGTTCATAATCGGGGAGCTTTACAGGCAGCTTGCTGATTACAAGCAGGCCGTCGTCTGGTTCTCGCGCGCCGTGTCCGCGGCCGACCGCCATCCCGAAATAGAGCGGCTGGCCCGCTATCAGTGGGAGATCGCACGCGGCGAGTACCGGCGGTTGATGGAGGGAGGAGAAGGCCCAGCCGCGCCGCGTGAGCGAAGCATCGAGCGCACCGTGCTCAACATCTACCGCGATCAGGCGGATTGGATACTCTCAAGCGCCCGCGCCGCCGGACTGTCCCAAGAGGAGTTCATCAGAACGTTACTGGATGTGATAATGGAAGGGGGAATTGACTGGGCGACGTTTCCCGACAAAAAGGAAATGAAAAACCGCATCAGGGTGACGGACAGCGGGGCGAGGAAGGACGCCAAGGCTTGA
- a CDS encoding NUDIX hydrolase has product MGKEQLSGTAWPEIAVTADILVFSRGDGAPEGAALADFFDVLLIRRRFPPFEGRWALPGGGVELSEGLEAAARRELFEETGLSPADLVQFRTYGEPGRDPRCRVVSVVYYTIVDKKSAQIKAGDDAGEARWFPLSALPELAFDHETVISDAKRHLFGLSVAG; this is encoded by the coding sequence GTGGGAAAAGAACAGCTTTCGGGCACGGCTTGGCCGGAAATAGCGGTAACGGCGGACATTCTTGTCTTTTCGCGGGGCGATGGTGCGCCCGAAGGCGCCGCGCTGGCCGATTTTTTCGACGTGCTGCTAATCCGGCGCCGGTTTCCGCCGTTCGAGGGGCGCTGGGCGCTTCCGGGAGGCGGCGTCGAGCTTTCCGAAGGCCTGGAGGCGGCCGCCAGGCGGGAGCTATTTGAGGAAACGGGGCTTTCGCCGGCCGATTTGGTTCAATTCCGCACTTACGGCGAGCCGGGCAGGGATCCGCGGTGCCGCGTCGTGAGTGTGGTGTACTACACGATTGTGGATAAGAAATCGGCCCAAATCAAGGCGGGCGACGATGCGGGCGAGGCGCGCTGGTTTCCGCTTTCGGCGCTGCCGGAGCTGGCGTTCGACCATGAAACCGTAATATCCGACGCCAAAAGGCATCTTTTCGGTTTGAGTGTTGCCGGATAG
- a CDS encoding sigma-54-dependent Fis family transcriptional regulator → MHRVLVVDDDVAVTNYLMVFLAQTEEYEAAVENDSRRVLPILEREPFDAVVLDMDMPYMSGLDIMRLISERGLSVPVIILTGVGDVDLAVKAMKQGAFDYLTKPVDEETLLEVLASAVKQSGIKSSISSLPSQLKREDLSHQQEFSEFPTLDPSMIRILHEVERMALGDLPIFIQGERGTGKHLLAYSIHAISGRRGGPFIVVDAAAYDPERFSEHFFGRARDWSGRMEERAGFVEAAVGGTLFLDCVDRLTHPMQVRLNRLIKSGAFYRDGSTEIRRASVRLIAASEVDLSGEEGADFSQDLLYHLNANTVRIPPLRERPDDIPVLARHFLEEEAARLGRPFSGIQPELMEMLKGYFYPGNRSELRSIIAACAANEKGEELSTASLTPYLREILAGGHPLPPGYKPKKLRDVEREQALLAYEFYQYDPVNAAAALGITLSELEELLGTK, encoded by the coding sequence ATGCACAGGGTGTTGGTGGTGGACGATGACGTCGCCGTTACGAATTATCTGATGGTTTTCCTCGCGCAGACCGAGGAATACGAAGCCGCCGTCGAAAACGACTCGCGCCGCGTCCTTCCCATTCTCGAACGCGAACCATTCGACGCGGTGGTTCTGGATATGGACATGCCTTACATGAGCGGCCTCGATATCATGCGGCTTATATCGGAGCGCGGTCTTTCTGTTCCCGTCATCATACTCACCGGCGTTGGCGACGTGGACCTGGCGGTCAAGGCCATGAAGCAGGGCGCTTTCGATTACCTGACAAAGCCGGTGGACGAGGAAACCCTGCTGGAAGTCCTCGCCAGCGCGGTCAAGCAAAGCGGGATAAAAAGCTCGATTTCCAGCCTTCCTTCGCAGCTCAAGCGCGAGGATCTTTCCCACCAGCAGGAATTTTCGGAATTCCCCACGCTCGACCCCTCGATGATACGCATCCTGCACGAGGTGGAGCGGATGGCGCTGGGCGATTTGCCGATTTTCATCCAAGGCGAACGCGGCACGGGCAAGCACCTTCTTGCCTATTCCATTCACGCAATCAGCGGGCGCCGGGGGGGGCCGTTCATCGTGGTGGACGCCGCGGCGTACGATCCCGAGCGGTTTTCCGAGCACTTTTTCGGCCGGGCGCGGGACTGGAGCGGGCGTATGGAAGAGCGCGCCGGTTTCGTGGAGGCCGCGGTGGGCGGGACGCTTTTTCTGGACTGCGTGGACAGGTTGACGCATCCCATGCAGGTGCGGCTCAACAGGCTTATCAAGTCGGGCGCGTTTTACCGGGACGGCTCCACCGAAATAAGGCGAGCGAGCGTCCGTCTCATCGCCGCATCCGAAGTCGATCTTTCGGGCGAGGAGGGCGCGGACTTTTCGCAGGATTTGCTTTACCACCTGAATGCGAATACCGTCCGAATTCCCCCTTTGCGTGAGCGGCCTGACGACATCCCGGTGCTCGCCCGCCATTTCCTGGAGGAGGAAGCCGCCCGGCTTGGGCGTCCTTTTTCCGGCATCCAGCCCGAGCTGATGGAAATGCTCAAGGGATATTTTTATCCCGGCAACAGAAGCGAGCTTCGGTCAATAATCGCCGCGTGCGCCGCGAACGAAAAGGGAGAGGAGCTTTCGACAGCGTCGCTTACGCCGTACCTGCGCGAGATACTTGCAGGCGGCCATCCGCTGCCGCCCGGTTACAAGCCCAAAAAGCTGCGCGATGTGGAGCGCGAACAGGCTCTTTTGGCGTACGAGTTTTATCAATACGATCCCGTGAATGCTGCGGCGGCACTGGGAATTACCCTTTCGGAGCTTGAAGAGTTGCTCGGGACGAAGTAG
- a CDS encoding GHKL domain-containing protein, which translates to MEVHLGDLFELLEQTFDFLLIVDGDGRIIHASPLVLRECGIGRSAAAALDLDALRSGSNSETWDTRVEAIREAMGRARAGKSGRLVFSSHDDPGASFTISCGASATERGDLYIFYGTKIAGLSAYAEWEKEERIKELSCIYSIAEWIEDSATVTEFFSELPKYIAPGMHYPERVMVYSVYQGAEYGEKPISSEFLRIDLVVRNQKRGEIRVGYDSDFYDYLPEEQKMLDEIGRMLTVALERKEYRDTLTRKVGEEAEFRRRLRELEEEIAARTEELEAQRERLAAVDAYLANVTRGFEESTKRLETILRAIPDKAAIIDRRRNVVLTNRENVAAGEKCYKTFFNSDVPCPDCRLSKIIADKLPIVMEMKHGDEYFEVHALPIFSEQNEVEGIFEFYRDITRQKHYETQLQQADKLASLGQLVSGVGHEINNPNQFIRGNIKIIEQALKDILPIVDAHYEKNPDLKIARLKYPFFREHIMTLVSDMAHGSERIKGIVEGLKGFARRDEGLLIDMVDVNTVIDASARLVHTQVHKFADIELDLAPELPVLTGNAQKLEQVMINLIMNAAQAMPDDRRGVIRVSTRAEGGNVVIKVADNGKGMSERTLKNIFDPFFTTRRAKGGTGLGLPIVFRIVEEHGGTINVASKVDEGTTFTVTLPVGKKAADAVSVPAQSQAETGARASEGGAA; encoded by the coding sequence ATGGAAGTACATCTCGGAGATTTATTCGAGCTCCTGGAGCAAACCTTCGACTTTCTTCTGATTGTCGACGGTGACGGGCGCATAATTCATGCGAGTCCGCTTGTTCTTCGCGAATGCGGAATCGGACGCTCCGCCGCGGCCGCGCTCGACCTCGACGCGCTGCGCTCTGGCTCGAACTCGGAAACCTGGGACACCAGGGTGGAGGCGATTCGGGAAGCCATGGGCCGCGCGAGGGCTGGTAAAAGCGGGCGATTGGTTTTTTCCTCGCATGACGATCCGGGCGCGTCCTTCACGATAAGCTGCGGAGCGTCCGCAACCGAGCGGGGGGATTTATACATTTTTTACGGAACGAAAATTGCGGGGCTTTCCGCGTATGCGGAGTGGGAAAAGGAAGAGCGAATCAAGGAATTGAGCTGCATTTATTCTATCGCCGAGTGGATTGAGGATTCCGCGACGGTTACGGAGTTTTTCAGCGAGCTTCCAAAATATATCGCGCCCGGGATGCACTATCCGGAACGAGTGATGGTTTACTCCGTATACCAGGGGGCTGAATACGGCGAAAAACCCATTAGCTCCGAATTTCTTAGAATTGATCTTGTAGTTCGCAATCAAAAAAGAGGGGAAATTCGCGTAGGTTACGACAGCGACTTTTACGACTACTTGCCCGAAGAGCAAAAGATGCTGGACGAGATCGGCCGGATGCTCACGGTCGCGCTGGAGCGAAAGGAGTATCGCGATACTCTGACGCGCAAGGTGGGCGAAGAAGCGGAGTTCAGAAGGCGGCTGCGCGAACTGGAGGAGGAGATAGCCGCGCGCACGGAGGAGCTCGAAGCGCAGCGCGAAAGGCTGGCCGCGGTGGACGCGTATTTGGCGAACGTAACTCGCGGGTTCGAAGAATCCACCAAGCGGCTGGAAACGATATTGCGCGCCATCCCCGACAAGGCGGCCATAATCGACCGCCGGCGCAATGTGGTACTGACGAACAGGGAAAACGTCGCGGCTGGCGAAAAATGCTACAAAACGTTTTTCAATTCGGACGTTCCGTGCCCGGATTGCCGCCTGTCGAAAATAATCGCGGACAAGCTGCCCATAGTAATGGAAATGAAGCACGGAGACGAGTATTTCGAGGTTCACGCGCTTCCGATATTCAGCGAGCAAAACGAGGTGGAGGGAATATTCGAATTTTATCGCGACATAACGCGGCAGAAGCATTACGAAACTCAATTGCAGCAAGCCGACAAGCTGGCGTCTCTCGGCCAGTTGGTCAGCGGAGTGGGCCACGAAATAAACAATCCCAACCAGTTTATCCGCGGCAATATAAAAATAATCGAGCAGGCGCTGAAGGATATTCTTCCCATCGTCGACGCGCACTATGAAAAAAATCCCGATCTCAAAATCGCCCGGCTCAAGTATCCGTTTTTTCGCGAACACATAATGACGCTGGTGTCGGACATGGCCCACGGAAGCGAGCGAATCAAGGGAATCGTCGAGGGATTGAAGGGATTCGCCCGCCGCGACGAGGGGCTTTTAATCGACATGGTTGACGTGAACACGGTGATAGACGCATCCGCACGCCTGGTCCATACCCAGGTGCACAAGTTCGCGGATATCGAGCTCGACTTGGCGCCCGAATTGCCCGTCCTGACCGGAAACGCTCAAAAGCTCGAACAGGTGATGATAAATCTGATAATGAACGCGGCGCAGGCGATGCCGGATGACAGACGGGGTGTAATCAGGGTGTCCACGCGCGCGGAGGGCGGAAACGTCGTCATAAAAGTCGCGGACAACGGCAAGGGAATGAGCGAGCGCACGCTTAAAAATATTTTCGACCCCTTCTTCACCACGCGAAGGGCGAAGGGGGGTACGGGCTTGGGATTGCCCATCGTCTTCCGGATCGTGGAGGAGCATGGAGGAACTATAAATGTGGCCAGCAAGGTGGACGAGGGAACGACGTTCACCGTCACGCTGCCGGTCGGGAAAAAAGCCGCGGACGCGGTTTCGGTTCCGGCGCAAAGCCAGGCGGAAACGGGAGCACGGGCATCCGAAGGGGGTGCGGCGTAA